One genomic window of Dunckerocampus dactyliophorus isolate RoL2022-P2 chromosome 7, RoL_Ddac_1.1, whole genome shotgun sequence includes the following:
- the ube2s gene encoding ubiquitin-conjugating enzyme E2 S, whose product MNSNVENLPPHVLRLVYKEVSALVADPPEGIKIYPSDDDITELHTAIEGPEGTPFAGGIFRMRLVLGKDFPAIPPKGYFLTKIFHPNVGHKGEICVNVLKKDWKAELGLRHVLLTIKCLLIHPNPESALNEEAGRLLLEDYTEYEARARLLTEIHAMSAGPGGSSGATQDHQDGPQPKKHAGDLTKRAGAGAPAVPAALGNGATVSSSSSSNSMAAKKKADKKRALKRL is encoded by the exons ATG AACTCCAATGTGGAGAATCTGCCCCCTCATGTTCTTCGCTTGGTCTACAAAGAGGTTTCAGCTTTAGTGGCAGACCCACCAGAGGGTATCAAGATCTACCCCAGTGATGACGACATTACAGAACTGCACACAGCCATCGAAGGGCCAG AGGGAACCCCATTTGCTGGCGGCATTTTCCGAATGCGCTTGGTCCTGGGTAAGGACTTCCCCGCCATTCCACCAAAGGGGTACTTCCTGACCAAGATTTTCCACCCCAATGTCGGCCACAAAGGAGAGATCTGTGTCAATGTCCTGAAGAAAGACTGGAAGGCAGAGCTCGGCCTCAGACACGTCTTGCTG ACCATCAAGTGTCTTCTCATCCATCCCAACCCGGAGTCTGCGCTCAACGAGGAGGCCGGGCGCCTGCTCCTGGAGGACTACACCGAATACGAGGCCCGCGCTCGCCTGCTCACAGAAATCCACGCCATGTCGGCGGGGCCCGGCGGCTCCTCGGGGGCCACCCAGGACCACCAAGACGGCCCCCAGCCCAAGAAGCATGCGGGCGACCTCACGAAGAGAGCGGGCGCCGGCGCACCGGCTGTGCCGGCCGCTCTCGGGAACGGCGCCACCGtcagtagcagcagctccagcaATAGCATGGCAGCCAAAAAGAAAGCTGATAAAAAGCGCGCATTGAAGCGACTTTAA
- the josd2 gene encoding josephin-2 produces the protein MSDGEVVFHEKQRLELCAIHTLNNVLQERVFTKETADDICKRLAPQCLVNPHRSMLGTGNYDVNVIMAALHSRELAAVWWDKRRAVESICISKVQGFILNVPSRVSLGMVSLPLRRRHWLAVRQVNGQYYNLDSKLKSPVCIGGEAELRAFLSEQLSQDVAEMLLVVRPDVEEDGSWLNPAPATSNGANGTA, from the exons ATGAGCGACGGAGAGGTGGTGTTCCATGAAAAGCAACGCTTGGAGCTGTGCGCCATCCACACACTCAACAACGTGCTGCAGGAGCGGGTGTTCACCAAGGAGACGGCCGATGACATCTGCAAACG GCTGGCCCCTCAGTGTTTGGTCAACCCTCACAGATCCATGCTGGGCACCGGAAACTATGACGTCAACGTCATCATGGCCGCCCTGCACAGCAGGGAGCTGGCGGCCGTGTGGTGGGACAAACGCAG GGCGGTTGAGAGCATTTGCATCTCCAAGGTTCAGGGCTTCATCCTGAACGTTCCTTCTCGTGTCTCGCTGGGGATGGTTTCGCTGCCTCTGCGGCGGCGGCACTGGCTCGCCGTCCGCCAAGTCAACGGGCAGTACTACAACCTGGACTCCAAGCTGAAGAGCCCCGTGTGCATCGGGGGTGAAGCAGAACTACG CGCTTTCCTCAGCGAGCAGCTCTCTCAGGACGTGGCAGAGATGCTCCTGGTGGTGCGGCCGGACGTGGAAGAGGACGGCTCCTGGCTCAACCCCGCCCCCGCCACCAGTAACGGAGCCAACGGTACGGCGTGA